In the Duncaniella freteri genome, one interval contains:
- a CDS encoding DUF4922 domain-containing protein — MPEIIAENRLEESPCDLFNKQLDEWQLFIANYNKYREACFGKIIFDNVPWKAGKILLNYRKGSITADLKAIGNGERPCFLCKSARPEQQRWIDWEDYEILVNPYPVSSIHFTIASKKHAPQILDDRIVDMVKLTRIFQNGCVFYNGAKCGASAPDHMHFQVVDTAISDNFTSDLKCFDEGPAIGDSKIYMPHEDTTPFGYYLMEINSDKDIIPIYKTVVDSLPVNGDSPEPMMNVIAFRMGDTTRVVVIPRKKHRPSIYGSEAGMMLISPASIEMTGTFITSRHEDFDRLDNELTQMIYNEVGYTHDEFMDFKTRLQS, encoded by the coding sequence ATGCCAGAGATAATAGCGGAAAACAGATTGGAGGAATCACCATGCGATCTGTTCAATAAACAGCTTGACGAATGGCAGCTGTTTATCGCCAATTATAATAAATACCGTGAAGCCTGTTTTGGTAAAATCATCTTCGATAATGTGCCATGGAAAGCAGGAAAGATTTTATTGAATTACAGGAAAGGATCCATAACTGCTGATCTAAAGGCAATAGGTAACGGCGAAAGACCATGTTTCCTATGCAAGTCGGCACGTCCTGAGCAGCAACGCTGGATTGACTGGGAAGATTACGAAATACTTGTGAACCCCTACCCTGTTTCATCTATTCATTTTACAATTGCATCCAAGAAGCATGCACCACAAATTCTTGATGACAGAATTGTGGATATGGTAAAGCTCACAAGAATATTCCAAAATGGATGTGTGTTTTACAATGGTGCAAAATGTGGTGCGTCAGCTCCTGATCATATGCACTTCCAGGTTGTTGACACAGCTATATCTGATAACTTCACTTCTGATCTGAAATGTTTTGATGAGGGACCAGCGATAGGTGACAGCAAGATATATATGCCTCACGAGGATACTACGCCATTTGGCTACTACCTTATGGAAATCAACTCTGACAAGGACATAATTCCGATATATAAAACAGTTGTTGACAGCCTACCTGTCAATGGTGATTCCCCTGAACCTATGATGAATGTAATCGCATTCAGGATGGGAGACACGACGCGTGTCGTGGTGATACCTCGTAAAAAGCATCGACCGTCAATCTACGGCTCAGAAGCTGGAATGATGCTGATCAGTCCGGCATCGATTGAAATGACCGGAACATTTATCACATCCCGACATGAAGACTTCGACCGTCTGGATAATGAATTAACACAAATGATCTATAATGAGGTCGGCTATACTCACGATGAATTTATGGATTTTAAAACTCGGTTGCAATCATGA